The following are encoded in a window of Mycolicibacterium tusciae JS617 genomic DNA:
- a CDS encoding aromatic ring-hydroxylating oxygenase subunit alpha, with protein MDRDLLIDLTRRALKLARDKSTDLTPSECTVAAETYTSAARHVQDAALLQASPQLVGYVSELPRPGTYCTKTVMGRSILLTRASDGVVRAFENVCLHRQSRITDGCGAARRLACSYHSWSYDLNGNLAGVPGKEGFPETASGTPRLTELPAAECAGFLWISLDRDATSSDGLDIPSFLGPLAKELDSWGIGRWSPLGEKVLDCPINWKLAIDTFAENYHFATVHKNTFATIARSNCTVFDAFGPHHRLIFPLNGILDLEDVPEEQWEPLQAMVVIYALFPNIVISCTVANGELFRVYPGDAPGRSITVHQNSTPLDVSDESTAAGAAAVFEYAHSTVRDEDYALVAGLQANLESGVREHLVFGRNEPGLQHRHTTWSEAITRRN; from the coding sequence ATGGACCGCGATCTGCTCATCGATCTCACCCGCCGCGCATTGAAGCTTGCGCGGGACAAGTCCACCGACCTCACGCCGTCGGAATGCACCGTCGCCGCGGAGACGTACACGTCGGCCGCACGCCATGTTCAGGACGCCGCGCTGCTGCAGGCGAGCCCGCAGCTGGTCGGCTACGTGTCCGAACTGCCCCGGCCCGGCACGTACTGCACCAAGACGGTGATGGGACGGTCCATCCTGCTGACCCGCGCCTCCGACGGGGTCGTGCGCGCGTTCGAGAACGTCTGCCTTCACCGCCAATCGCGGATCACCGACGGCTGCGGTGCCGCACGACGGCTCGCCTGCTCTTATCACTCGTGGAGCTACGATCTCAACGGCAATCTGGCCGGAGTCCCTGGCAAGGAAGGTTTTCCCGAAACAGCTTCGGGCACACCGAGGTTGACTGAGTTGCCGGCGGCCGAATGTGCGGGTTTCCTGTGGATTTCGCTCGACCGGGACGCCACGTCGTCGGACGGGCTGGACATCCCCAGCTTTCTTGGGCCGCTGGCCAAAGAACTCGATTCTTGGGGCATCGGCCGATGGTCGCCGCTGGGCGAGAAGGTGCTGGATTGCCCGATCAACTGGAAGCTGGCGATCGACACGTTCGCCGAGAACTACCACTTCGCGACGGTGCACAAGAACACGTTCGCGACGATTGCGCGCAGCAACTGCACAGTGTTCGACGCCTTCGGTCCCCACCACCGACTTATCTTCCCGCTCAACGGGATTCTCGACCTCGAAGATGTTCCCGAAGAACAGTGGGAGCCGCTTCAGGCCATGGTCGTCATCTACGCGCTGTTCCCGAACATCGTCATTTCTTGCACGGTCGCGAACGGTGAGCTGTTCCGGGTGTACCCCGGTGATGCGCCGGGCCGGTCGATCACGGTGCACCAGAACTCCACGCCGCTTGACGTGTCCGACGAATCCACCGCCGCCGGTGCGGCAGCGGTCTTCGAGTACGCCCACTCGACTGTCCGCGACGAGGATTACGCACTTGTCGCGGGGCTACAGGCCAACCTGGAATCCGGAGTGCGCGAGCACCTGGTCTTCGGCCGCAATGAACCGGGACTGCAGCACCGCCACACGACGTGGTCGGAGGCGATCACTCGCCGAAACTGA
- a CDS encoding SRPBCC family protein, with the protein MRAERVLSEDVPASPDEVRAFYVDLDNIKTVHPLVVSVRRTTRTELVDGYCQSYRVKDRIPVGPFTLPTGYTANLRVASTGPVITQARQFPRVRLYGVVSFEPVGAGTRLVERLTIEAPRPLAAITTREAVKAHIKMLAGIRSHFGG; encoded by the coding sequence ATGCGCGCAGAGCGGGTGCTGTCGGAGGATGTGCCCGCGTCGCCGGACGAGGTCCGCGCGTTCTATGTCGACCTCGACAACATCAAAACGGTGCATCCGCTGGTGGTTTCGGTACGCAGGACAACGCGGACGGAACTGGTGGACGGCTACTGCCAGAGCTACCGGGTGAAAGACCGAATTCCTGTCGGTCCGTTCACGCTGCCGACCGGCTACACGGCCAACCTGCGGGTTGCGTCAACCGGCCCGGTGATCACCCAGGCGCGTCAATTCCCCCGTGTCCGCCTGTACGGCGTGGTGTCCTTCGAGCCCGTCGGCGCCGGAACCAGGCTCGTCGAACGCCTGACGATCGAAGCGCCAAGGCCGCTCGCCGCGATCACCACGCGTGAGGCGGTCAAGGCCCACATCAAGATGTTGGCGGGTATCCGGAGCCACTTCGGCGGTTAG